TGCACTGTTTTGAGCTTCGTTATGATTGGCATGCACCTCAGATACGGCACTGATAGCCGTAAATGGATGCTCAGGGTAAACCCACTCAATCCGCCTGTTGCCCTGAGAACCTTTGATTTTCATGGCGACTTCTAACCCTTCCCGCCAAACCTTGCGGTGCTGGTAATCCGGATGAGCTTCTCCTAATTTGAGATAGACACAGGCAAGTTTCCACAATGCTTTACCATAGCGCCGTTCACCTAAGCCTTCGGCACGCTACGCCCGACACCTGTGCGGGTTTGGTGGATGCCTTATTGCAACTAAGGAGGTTTCTGGCAAAGAATTTACCCAAGTCTTAAGATCGATGTCATCCTCCTAAAAACAAGGAGCAAGCGTTTGGAAAGCCTCAATTGTTCTGAAACCTCACTCACTGCTTCTCAAATTGACGATCTATGTTTGGCAGCCTCCAAAATGAGCGGGGCGGCTCGTCGGAGCTATCAAGCGCAGATGACGTTGAAGTATTGTGACGGGAATGCTCGCATGGCTGAGCGTGTGTTTGGGTGGGGCCGAAACAATATCGAAGTGGGATTAGCAGAACAGCGCAGTGGCATCATTTGTGTCGGCGCTCAAGCGGGCTATAGCGGGAGCAAACGATGGGAGGAGAAGCCCTCTGAAGTGGCAGCAGCGTTACGAGCACTGGCAGAAGCGCAGGCTCAACAAGACCCAACGTTTGAAAGCTCAGTCGCTTACACCCGATTAACGGCTCAGCAAGCATTAGCACAACTACGCCAGCAGGGATTTGCTCCAGAGCAGTTGCCAGTGCCTAGTACAATGGCCGTGATTCTCAATCGGATGGGGTACCGATTGCAACCCGTGGTGAAGGCGAAACCCCAAAAAACTTCCCGAAACAGACGCCATCTTTGACAACATCAGCGCGAAAGATTCCGGTTCAAACAGCGGTCGTGTCAAACGATTAAGCATTGACTGCAAAGCGACGGTTGCCATTGGGGAATATTCACGAGGTGGAAAAACCAGGGGCAATATCAAGGCGAGTGATCATGATATGGGCTGTGAGGAAAAATATATTCCCTGTGGCATTGTGGATGAGGACAGTGGACAATTGCATATCTTCTTTGGTAGTTCCTACAAAACGAGTGATTTCATTGTCGATACGCTTGAAAATTGGTGGAATGGACTGTCTAGCACTCAGCAAGCAAAGACTAAACGCTTGCAACTGAAAGTAGATAACGGAGCGGAAAGTAGCGGGATTCGGACCCAATTCCTCAAGCGGATGGTCAAGTTTTCAGACCAAATTGGCAAGCCCATTCAGTTGCTTTATTACCCGCCATATCACAGCAAATACAATCCAATTGAACGATGTTGGGGAATTTTGGAACAACATTGGAACGGCACTCAAATCGGGATAGGGAGAAACCTCGCAGTTCCCCCCTCCCACACCACCTGGCATACGGGTCCGTACCAAGGCGGTTCAATCGAGTTGAATGTCAAATCAGTCGCTAAGTTTTGGTAGTCCCTGTCTGTTGAAGTAATCGTTGCTTAACGCCAGTTGAACGCCAGGTGTATGGCAAATCCGCCACGGTCCTTTGTTACTCCACGCAGTGGTATGAGCCAACAACGGTGGAACGCCTAACGCTATCAACTCCCACTTGCGCCGCCGATAGGTTTTCCATTGTTTCCACAATGCACAACGCAATCGACGACGAATCCAGCTATCGAGGTCTTTGAATTGCCGGATGGTTTCGGCAAATCCAAAGTAGGCTTTCCATCCTCGCAGGTATCGGGATAACTCGGCTATCCGTTCCTGCCAGTTCACACTTCGAGTCCGGCGAGTCAATTGCCGCACTCGGTGCTTGAATCGCCGAATGGCTTCATTAGCCACTTTCCGTCGATGCAGTCCTCCGCTTGCTGTGAAGCTGAATCCCAGAAACTTGCGCTCATGAGGGCGAGCCACTGCGCTCTTGCTCTGATTAATCTTGAGCTTGAGGCGATGGGTGATGAATCGGCTAATGCTCGCCATCACTCGTTCCCCGGCTCGTTGACTGCACACATAAATGTTGCAATCATCCCCGTAGCGCACAAACTGGTGTCCTCGTCTCTCTAATTCCTTGTCCAGTTCATCTAAAACGACGTTGGACAGGAATGGTGAAAGTGGTCCACCCTGGGCTGCTCCTTCGTGGCGAGGGCTCACTAAGCCATTCTCTAAAACACCAGCTTCCAGATACGCTCGGATTAATTGAAGCGCTCGGACATCGCTAATCCGTTGACTTAGGGCACTCAAGAGGCGGTCATGATTCACTCGGTCGAAGAATTTCTCCAAATCGAGGTCAACCACCCATTCATACCCTGCTTTGAGGTAGCTTTGCGCTTGTGCTACGGCTTGATGGGCCGACCGCCGAGGGCGAAATCCGTAGCTGTGTTCAGAGAAGCTTCTATCCCACTTTGCTTGCAGAACCTGCAAAGTTGCCTGCTGAATCAGGCGATCTAATACAGTGGGAATGCAAAGTTGGCGAACTCCTGTACCATTCGGTTTTGGGATTGCCACCTTCCTAACCGGCTGTGGTCTGTAAACCCCACGAAGAAGACGTTCCTTGATGTCGAGCCAGTGAGCTTTGAGGTAGTTTGGTAGTTCCTCGACGGTCATTCCGTCTACCCCAGGGGCTCCTTGATTCTGCATCACACGCTTCAGCGCTGGGAGCAAGTTACTTCGTTGACAAATTTCCTCCATTAACGCTGCATCAAACATCGGGCTTTGGGAAGGCTGTCCCGCTATGAGTAAATCAGCCGTTCCCGCATTCGCCCCAGGCTTCACCTGCTCTCGTGCGGGAGACGCTCCTTGCGAAGTTATCTGCCTTTTAGAATTACTCATAGGTTCCAGGTCTTATTCACCACTCTCGATTGTTTGGACCTTCAGCAATCGCTTGCCTACTATGTCCGCTGCTGACTTCTGCGTCAGGGTTAGAGCAGATTGCTCTACTCTCAGTCCGTTTGAACATGCCACAGACCTCCCGGAGTAAGTTCACACACTTTTGGTACACAACCGCTGGATTTACGTTGCCGGTGCTTGATGGATATGGACTTTGTGATCTCATGCTCACTCGTCCCACCTTCACGCCTCTGATCCAGTTTCTATTCGTCGGCTCATACCTTTGCTCCACGCTTCCTTCAGACCTTACCTCGCGATAACGCCCTTGCGCTTCACTACCCTTCACCTCCATCAGGTTGGGAAAGGACTTTCACCTCCTAGCGTGTCCACATGTCCGGCACACATGAACTACCCCGCCGCAAGCAGCGGGGTATCAGCTTCAAAAGAGAGCTAATTGCTCATCTCGATGTAGTTGCAGATACTCCTTGCCCTGCTTTTTGACATACCTGGCAATCATGCCTTCATCCCCATGCTTGCCCACCGTACTCGCAAAGTAACCGTCACTCCAAAACTCCCCACCCCACAGCTGCTTTTTTACCCCTGGACACCGTTTGAATACCTCTCGCCCTGTTAGACTCTTGAGCATCGTCACCAACTTCGTCACACTGTACGTCGGCACCGACTGAATTAGGAAATGCACGTGGTCTTTGTCGATCCCAATCTCGACAAACTTAATCTCATAACGCTTCTCGATTTCAAGGCAGACCTCACGTAAGACTGCATCAACCTGTTCATCAAACACAGCCCGTCGATACTTTGCAGGAAACACCAAGTGATATAACAAAACAGTAACGTTATGACTCTTGTGAATGTACTCACTCATCCTGGCATTTTACGCCCCGAGGGGCGGGGAATCTACCCGCAGAGATTGAATTTTTGATCCTGTCAGCTTTATGTGGATTTTGCGGAATACTGAATGAAGTTGCTGCTTCATCATTTCTTCACCATGAGATTGGTGATCGCTGAAGGGCTTCTCCACTGCATCTCCGAAATTTCTCTGTACTGCTATGACTGATTTTTCTGGCAGAGCTTACAAAAGTCCCAAGCTAGATATTCGTGCTCCTGGCAAGCTGAACTTGTCACAATTTCGAGGTTGGCCAGGATACCGAATGCTAGCGCTGCTGATCAGTGATGTTTTAGCCTTGGGAATGGCTTGGCAGATTGCGGCACATTTAAATCAATTTTATTCACCCCTCCCACCAGAACTAAATTGGTGGAGTTGGTTAGGTCTGCCAAGTCTGTTTTGGTTCTTTGCTGCGGCGACGTTGCTGTTTTTTGCTTATGGAGGGCTGTACTCTTCAGCAACGCAGTGGAAAAACTACCTCCGGGCCGGCAAGTTGGTGAGCATGGTTTATTTGCTCTCACTGGTAATGGGCTACTTCTATGATCCCAAGCTTGATCCACCGCGATCGCTATTCTTTACAGCTTGGTTGAGTAGTGTCGGGTTAGTAATAGGATTTCGGCTATTAACAACCTTGATTTTGCGTCAATTTGAGCAAAGCCAGTCTCCGATTCCTGTTTTTTTGATTGCTCCAGGCGATCGCTTATCCGCTTTAGCCCATGTATTAGAAAAGCGGCTAAATTTCAAGGGTCAGGATGCTTCACGGTACCGAGTTGTTGGGGCAGCACTGGCAACTACCGCTCATGCTCCAACGACTCTACAAACCATTTTGGCCTCCAAAGCCAAAGAGGTTCTAGTCGAGAATTTACCGGACACTGCACTGGCCTCCGCCCTCTACTGGCAGTTGCGTCGTCAAGGCATTACTTTGCGGTTGTTACCTTCTAGCGTAGATATGTTGCATCGTCGTGGTTTGCCCGAAATTTTTGCTGGCTTACCGACTCTGCGAGTAGAACCGCGTTTCTTAAGCAGCTTGGAATATGGCTTGAAGCGTTGGATGGATATTTTTGGGGCTTCGGTGGGAGTAATTCTTTTATCACCTCTCTTTTTGACTGTAGCGATCGCCATCAAATTGTCTTCTCCAGGCCCCATCTTTTTCCGTCAAGAACGGATGGGGTTGCATGGCAAAGTCTTTCAGATGTGGAAATTCCGCACGATGGTGACAGAAGCCGAAGCATTACAGGCTCAGTTAGAAGCTTGTAATGAGATCAAAGGAGGAGTCATGTTCAAAATCAGGCATGATCCTCGGATTACTCGCCTCGGTCGTTTCTTGAGATCTACTAGTATTGATGAATTGCCCCAACTCTTTAATGTCTTGCTCGGCCAGATGAGTCTGGTTGGTCCGCGTCCTTTGCCCCTAAGAGATGTGGAGCGCTTTGACACCTGGCACCACATTCGCCACCAAGTTCTGCCTGGTATTACTGGTTTGTGGCAAGTTTCGGGACGCTCTGATATTGCCGATTTTGGAGATGCTGTGCGGCTAGATCTTTACTACATTGACAACTGGTCGCTCAACTTAGACCTCGATATTTTGGTAGAAACTTGCCGTATCGTTTTGTTTGGTAAAGGTGCATACTAAACTCTCTATACAAGCCCATGACTGGCGATCGCCCTCTAATAAAAAAAGCCCCATTTGAAGCTTCTAATCCCAAAAGTTCCCTTTTAGGATTACTAGTAGCTTGTTTCTATGTGCTCTTCACGCTGCTTCCTGACAGCAATACCTTAGTAGTTTCGTGGCCTTGGGTGTTTCTGTGGCAAGTTGGTTTAGCTTGCTTGCCCCTCTGGCTTTTATGGATGGTCTGGCATCGGCAAGAATTTCTTTGGTTAGGCAATGGCTTAGATGCGATCGCAGGTCTTATCGCTGTTGGACTGATTGCTTCAGCTAGCGTCGCCGAGTTTCCTATGCAAGCTCGTTGGTATACTTGGGCAGCTTTATGTGTTCTGGCTGGCTTGTATGCGCTCAACTACAAACTGCAAACTCCTCGCGATCGCTACAACCTACTAGTGGGGCAAGGGTACTTAGATCTAGCCTTCATTATCGTAAGTCTTAGTTTGTGGCTAACCCAAACGATCTTGCCAGAACTGAATCGGCTGCAAGCCCTACGCCAGTCAGGTGTCCATCTCTCACTAAACCTCTCAACATTAGAGTTACGAAATTGGGCACCGATCGGTCACCCCAACTATGTAGCAGGCTATCTCCTCCTAGCTCTCCCTCTGCTCCTAGCGCTGAGTATTTTGCAAACTGGAAAGCAACGTTGGCTTTGGCTGACAGGAGTAGGATTGGGGTTGATTACCCTTTACACAACAGGTTCACGAGGCGGTTGGTTAGGCTTAGCAGCGCTATGTATTGTTGGGTTCATCGCCTTGCTCTGGCGTAGCTCCCTTCCCCGTTTTTGGTTAGGCTTAGGGGGGCTTTTCATGCTGGCTTTTTTGAGCTTTTCAGCCTTCACGAATGATCGCCTCAAAATAGCAATTACTGCCATACTCAGCGGTCAACTAAGCAGCGACTTTGCCTACCGAGTAATTACTGCTGTAACAGGTTGGCAGATGGGAATCGTGCATCCAGTCTTGGGGGCTGGCCCTGGTAGTGTCCCGATTGTCTATCAGCAATATCGTCCCGGATGGGCAGGCCGAGAAGCGGAATTAACCTACCAACTCCACAGTACTCCTGTGCAAATTTGGGCTGAGTTAGGTTTGTGGGGAATTGGGACAAGTTTAATTGCGATCGCTCTCCTCACCTACTTAAGCAGTCGCTGGCTAAGTGAAATTTCATCTAATGCTGCTTCTATTCAACACTCAGATCCAGTTCTCGTTTGGAGTATCTTGGCAGGTCTTTTGGGCTACGGAATTAGTAGCTTGACCGATTACCAGCTCGACAATGTTTGCATCAGTGGCACGCTGATACTTTTTATCGCCATCCTCGCTGCTATCTTTCGCGAGACT
This region of Trichocoleus desertorum NBK24 genomic DNA includes:
- the ltrA gene encoding group II intron reverse transcriptase/maturase → MSNSKRQITSQGASPAREQVKPGANAGTADLLIAGQPSQSPMFDAALMEEICQRSNLLPALKRVMQNQGAPGVDGMTVEELPNYLKAHWLDIKERLLRGVYRPQPVRKVAIPKPNGTGVRQLCIPTVLDRLIQQATLQVLQAKWDRSFSEHSYGFRPRRSAHQAVAQAQSYLKAGYEWVVDLDLEKFFDRVNHDRLLSALSQRISDVRALQLIRAYLEAGVLENGLVSPRHEGAAQGGPLSPFLSNVVLDELDKELERRGHQFVRYGDDCNIYVCSQRAGERVMASISRFITHRLKLKINQSKSAVARPHERKFLGFSFTASGGLHRRKVANEAIRRFKHRVRQLTRRTRSVNWQERIAELSRYLRGWKAYFGFAETIRQFKDLDSWIRRRLRCALWKQWKTYRRRKWELIALGVPPLLAHTTAWSNKGPWRICHTPGVQLALSNDYFNRQGLPKLSD
- the tnpA gene encoding IS200/IS605 family transposase; the encoded protein is MSEYIHKSHNVTVLLYHLVFPAKYRRAVFDEQVDAVLREVCLEIEKRYEIKFVEIGIDKDHVHFLIQSVPTYSVTKLVTMLKSLTGREVFKRCPGVKKQLWGGEFWSDGYFASTVGKHGDEGMIARYVKKQGKEYLQLHRDEQLALF
- a CDS encoding sugar transferase, producing MTDFSGRAYKSPKLDIRAPGKLNLSQFRGWPGYRMLALLISDVLALGMAWQIAAHLNQFYSPLPPELNWWSWLGLPSLFWFFAAATLLFFAYGGLYSSATQWKNYLRAGKLVSMVYLLSLVMGYFYDPKLDPPRSLFFTAWLSSVGLVIGFRLLTTLILRQFEQSQSPIPVFLIAPGDRLSALAHVLEKRLNFKGQDASRYRVVGAALATTAHAPTTLQTILASKAKEVLVENLPDTALASALYWQLRRQGITLRLLPSSVDMLHRRGLPEIFAGLPTLRVEPRFLSSLEYGLKRWMDIFGASVGVILLSPLFLTVAIAIKLSSPGPIFFRQERMGLHGKVFQMWKFRTMVTEAEALQAQLEACNEIKGGVMFKIRHDPRITRLGRFLRSTSIDELPQLFNVLLGQMSLVGPRPLPLRDVERFDTWHHIRHQVLPGITGLWQVSGRSDIADFGDAVRLDLYYIDNWSLNLDLDILVETCRIVLFGKGAY
- a CDS encoding O-antigen ligase family protein; translation: MLFTLLPDSNTLVVSWPWVFLWQVGLACLPLWLLWMVWHRQEFLWLGNGLDAIAGLIAVGLIASASVAEFPMQARWYTWAALCVLAGLYALNYKLQTPRDRYNLLVGQGYLDLAFIIVSLSLWLTQTILPELNRLQALRQSGVHLSLNLSTLELRNWAPIGHPNYVAGYLLLALPLLLALSILQTGKQRWLWLTGVGLGLITLYTTGSRGGWLGLAALCIVGFIALLWRSSLPRFWLGLGGLFMLAFLSFSAFTNDRLKIAITAILSGQLSSDFAYRVITAVTGWQMGIVHPVLGAGPGSVPIVYQQYRPGWAGREAELTYQLHSTPVQIWAELGLWGIGTSLIAIALLTYLSSRWLSEISSNAASIQHSDPVLVWSILAGLLGYGISSLTDYQLDNVCISGTLILFIAILAAIFRETFAETTAIALPKFSITGRAAQGITYAGLGLLFVVSIWLVPIHRAWQLSSQGFIALSRENIPGFVQSLSQATQLAPWEPYYPYQLGWNLGNLSLQTNDPQQQNQLQADAIAWLQKGIQASPYQEFGHSNLAWLLLNQNPQAATQQFVRSAQLIPAKRGVFYGLGLSLLAQGKVDLATEAVALEALRDPLIITSPVWRSPTLQPLYAPMLDRVTAKCTELLQAPAQSEPIRTYCYQLRGGVHWWRGNFQSAHADWDTYGSPLSQVVLKLAEGKAVEPQLQSLPNSSGKLAIAAWLAPTQRQTLLEQAWIQVEQSTPPPALIQTLATDMNQMNTFDQWLKQNTATPQYRRTRTGFGTLSRHVDGPAPTDFLSVIENSVIIHFFPELLAVPPYIPAWDLALQKSRYALVQAL